In the genome of Myxococcus stipitatus, one region contains:
- a CDS encoding peptidylprolyl isomerase — translation MRRPSLRGLSLSLLVLVSGCAHTGRGSDSSPPDPEVMSRIQDWEDLRSLGDGQLVSLATSAPDSRVRARALRALARIQDVATLDAVVAGLRHEEPLVRGEAAFAAGELALSWEPLTEAERARLTAPLLEAEAVERDAQVHLTQLDTLGRLATPEAFARLVERMNGSEVEVAGRAALSLGVAARRGGAAVVKDVPLSPAQALMAADRPVAVRYGGAYLVATAKRAEALPTLRQCFADGDADIRALCAKAMGDVGGPEDAVVLGALLNDSVPRVAAEAARALAKLAAACSGPCVPLEVLKTLATRVARVAEGRVTPLPMGSAPREATQARSAEGHPILALAQQGLPDFGAPVLESLRAAIADPRLRGQASEVALADLGWLDCRLAAALDRQRGALAEVLRCGWARVSEERSLSLGLREVALSRNKSPAEFAEQYLRHPSARVRLTAMEVLAERPTPRTASAVAELLRSEDAVVAGSAAATLGQLKDPSALPGVKALADRVPTEPDLAAPVAGALVALEGAAAEPRMRQWLMHPHANVRRVAATALTELTGKPVRSERVALPRDTFRPEAAPRGAGLVLRTDKGDITVRLAVEDAPLTSGNLDGLARKGFFNGVTFHRVVPDFVAQGGDPRGDGEGGPGYSIRCEMTRRPYQRGVLGMALSGKDTGGSQFFFTHAPQPHLDGRYTVFGEVVSGMDTVDALLEGDVIREVTPVTLP, via the coding sequence ATGCGACGTCCGAGCCTCCGCGGCCTGTCCCTGTCACTCCTCGTCCTGGTTTCGGGTTGTGCCCACACCGGACGAGGCTCCGATTCATCGCCCCCGGACCCGGAGGTGATGTCGCGAATCCAGGACTGGGAGGACCTGCGCTCGCTCGGGGACGGACAGCTCGTGTCCCTGGCCACCAGCGCTCCGGACTCCCGCGTGCGCGCTCGGGCGCTTCGGGCGCTGGCGCGCATCCAGGATGTGGCCACCCTCGACGCGGTGGTCGCGGGGCTGCGGCACGAAGAGCCTCTGGTGCGAGGCGAGGCCGCGTTCGCCGCGGGTGAGCTGGCGCTCTCCTGGGAGCCGCTCACGGAGGCGGAGCGGGCGCGCCTCACGGCGCCGCTGCTGGAGGCCGAGGCGGTGGAGCGCGACGCGCAGGTGCACCTCACCCAGCTCGACACGCTGGGGCGCCTCGCGACGCCCGAGGCGTTCGCGCGACTGGTCGAGCGCATGAATGGGAGCGAGGTGGAAGTCGCGGGTCGGGCCGCGCTGTCGCTGGGGGTGGCGGCCCGTCGCGGTGGCGCGGCGGTGGTGAAGGACGTGCCCCTTTCGCCCGCGCAGGCGCTGATGGCGGCGGACCGGCCCGTCGCGGTCCGGTATGGCGGTGCGTACCTGGTGGCGACGGCGAAGCGCGCGGAGGCCCTGCCCACGCTGCGCCAGTGCTTCGCGGACGGGGACGCGGACATTCGAGCCCTGTGCGCGAAGGCCATGGGGGATGTCGGCGGGCCCGAGGATGCGGTGGTGTTGGGCGCGCTGTTGAACGACTCGGTGCCGAGGGTGGCCGCGGAGGCGGCGCGTGCGCTGGCGAAGCTCGCGGCCGCGTGCAGCGGGCCGTGTGTCCCGCTCGAGGTCCTGAAGACGCTGGCGACTCGGGTGGCACGTGTGGCGGAGGGAAGGGTGACGCCGCTGCCGATGGGCTCTGCGCCTCGCGAGGCGACACAGGCTCGCTCCGCGGAGGGGCATCCCATCCTTGCCTTGGCGCAGCAGGGTCTGCCCGACTTCGGCGCGCCCGTGCTCGAGTCGCTGCGCGCCGCCATCGCCGACCCTCGGCTGCGAGGGCAGGCCTCGGAGGTGGCGCTCGCGGACCTGGGGTGGCTCGATTGCCGGCTGGCCGCGGCGTTGGATCGTCAGCGGGGAGCACTCGCCGAAGTGCTTCGCTGCGGCTGGGCGAGGGTGTCCGAGGAGCGCAGCCTGTCGCTGGGCCTGCGTGAGGTCGCCCTCTCCCGGAACAAGTCTCCCGCCGAGTTCGCGGAGCAGTACCTGCGCCATCCGTCCGCGCGAGTCCGGCTCACGGCGATGGAGGTCCTGGCCGAGCGCCCCACGCCTCGGACGGCGTCGGCGGTGGCCGAGCTGCTGCGGAGCGAGGACGCGGTGGTGGCGGGCTCGGCCGCGGCGACGCTGGGCCAGCTGAAGGACCCGAGCGCGCTGCCGGGTGTGAAGGCGCTGGCCGACCGTGTCCCCACGGAGCCCGACCTGGCGGCTCCGGTGGCGGGTGCGCTCGTCGCGCTGGAGGGCGCGGCGGCGGAACCGCGCATGCGCCAGTGGCTGATGCATCCCCACGCCAACGTGCGTCGCGTCGCGGCCACGGCCCTCACCGAGCTCACCGGCAAGCCCGTGCGCTCCGAGCGGGTGGCCTTGCCTCGGGACACCTTCCGCCCCGAGGCCGCGCCTCGAGGGGCCGGGCTGGTGCTGCGCACGGACAAGGGAGACATCACCGTGCGCCTGGCCGTCGAGGACGCACCGTTGACCTCCGGCAACCTGGATGGTCTGGCGCGCAAGGGCTTCTTCAACGGCGTCACCTTCCACCGCGTGGTGCCGGACTTCGTCGCGCAGGGCGGAGACCCGCGCGGAGACGGGGAGGGGGGCCCGGGCTACTCCATCCGCTGCGAGATGACCCGGCGGCCCTACCAGCGCGGCGTGCTGGGCATGGCGCTCTCCGGGAAGGACACCGGCGGCAGCCAGTTCTTCTTCACGCACGCGCCCCAGCCGCACCTCGACGGCCGCTACACGGTCTTCGGCGAGGTGGTGTCCGGCATGGACACGGTGGATGCCCTGCTGGAGGGCGACGTGATTCGTGAGGTCACCCCGGTGACGCTGCCGTAG
- a CDS encoding MaoC family dehydratase: protein MPARKLYFEAIRVGDELPALAKAPVDRVQLARYAGASGDYNPVHVDELYAKSVGMPSVYAPGMLVMGMLGQLISDWARGGQMRRYNVRFIKMVWPGDTVVCKGRVSNRHGTAGRYFVDIDLWAENQRGELVMKGGAQIQLFYSLEDENRQRSGQSPIVIEVPRESLANTPAAAPGGGAGDGTPASEDDDASDERRTGATSKKTAPREKPAAKTATLPSPKKPKK from the coding sequence ATGCCCGCCCGCAAGCTCTACTTCGAGGCCATCCGCGTCGGCGATGAGTTGCCCGCGCTGGCCAAGGCCCCCGTGGACCGCGTCCAGCTGGCGCGCTACGCGGGCGCCTCCGGGGACTACAACCCCGTCCACGTCGACGAGCTCTACGCCAAGAGCGTGGGCATGCCGAGCGTGTACGCCCCCGGGATGCTCGTCATGGGCATGCTGGGCCAGCTCATCAGCGACTGGGCCCGGGGCGGGCAGATGCGGCGCTACAACGTGCGCTTCATCAAGATGGTGTGGCCCGGCGACACCGTCGTCTGCAAGGGCCGGGTGAGCAACCGCCACGGCACCGCGGGCCGCTACTTCGTGGATATCGACCTGTGGGCGGAGAACCAGCGCGGCGAGCTGGTGATGAAGGGCGGCGCGCAGATTCAGCTCTTCTACTCGCTGGAGGACGAGAACCGGCAGCGCTCGGGCCAGTCCCCCATCGTCATCGAGGTTCCTCGCGAGAGCCTGGCCAACACCCCGGCGGCCGCGCCGGGTGGGGGAGCAGGCGATGGGACGCCCGCCTCCGAGGACGACGACGCGTCCGACGAGCGGCGCACCGGCGCCACCTCCAAGAAGACGGCCCCCCGGGAGAAGCCCGCCGCCAAGACGGCGACACTCCCGTCCCCCAAGAAGCCCAAGAAGTAG
- a CDS encoding MoxR family ATPase codes for MSDASPLSRLTAALSGTVFGQQRVLADLVTAFLARGHVLLEGVPGVAKTLTARSMAGALGLLFTRIQFTPDLMPADILGTNVFQPQDNAFRLVKGPIFTEVLVADEINRTPPKAQAALLEAMEERQVTIDGVTHPLPPHFFVVATQNPLELEGTYPLPEAQLDRFLMRVRVGYPEGDAETTMLRAFHQREGRPPSVDRVLDAPTLMELQARAARVTCDDSILQYVVAVVRDTRASPRVRLGASPRAAQALLAAAKARAALMGNDFVTPDDVKGVVPSVLNHRLLLKAEAEVEGVTADDVLKQTLERVRVPR; via the coding sequence ATGTCCGACGCCTCGCCCCTCTCCCGCCTCACCGCCGCGCTGAGCGGAACCGTCTTTGGCCAGCAGCGTGTGCTCGCCGACCTGGTGACGGCCTTCCTCGCTCGAGGCCACGTGCTGCTGGAGGGGGTGCCCGGCGTCGCGAAGACGCTCACCGCGCGCAGCATGGCCGGGGCGCTGGGGCTGCTCTTCACGCGCATCCAGTTCACGCCGGACCTGATGCCGGCGGACATCCTCGGCACCAACGTCTTCCAGCCGCAGGACAACGCCTTCCGCCTGGTGAAGGGGCCCATCTTCACCGAGGTGCTGGTGGCGGATGAAATCAACCGCACCCCACCCAAGGCCCAGGCCGCGCTGCTGGAGGCGATGGAGGAGCGGCAGGTCACCATCGACGGCGTCACCCACCCGCTGCCGCCGCACTTCTTCGTGGTGGCCACGCAGAACCCGCTGGAGCTCGAGGGCACCTATCCCCTCCCCGAGGCCCAGCTCGACCGCTTCCTCATGCGCGTGCGCGTGGGCTACCCGGAGGGCGACGCGGAGACCACCATGTTGCGCGCATTCCACCAGCGCGAGGGACGCCCTCCCTCGGTGGACCGCGTGCTCGACGCGCCCACGCTCATGGAGCTTCAGGCCCGCGCGGCTCGCGTCACCTGCGACGACTCGATTCTCCAGTACGTCGTCGCCGTGGTACGGGACACACGCGCCAGCCCCCGCGTGAGGCTGGGGGCGAGCCCTCGCGCCGCACAGGCGCTGCTCGCCGCGGCCAAGGCTCGCGCCGCGCTGATGGGCAACGACTTCGTCACACCCGACGACGTGAAGGGCGTGGTGCCCAGCGTCCTCAACCACCGCCTGCTCCTCAAGGCCGAGGCCGAGGTGGAGGGTGTCACCGCGGACGACGTGCTGAAGCAGACGCTCGAGCGGGTACGGGTCCCTCGGTGA
- a CDS encoding biopolymer transporter ExbD: MAMGKTPGSGDEGDEGVFAEINITPLTDIFLVLLIIFMVTSSVIVQQGPGGGAKAGLKVNLPKGGAADVTARTTDLSVAVLADGRFVLAGNVVSQDELQKAFDEAKVKDPDTIVIVQADEGVPHGTVVQVMELAKKAGLGQLAIGVREGE, from the coding sequence ATGGCCATGGGCAAGACACCGGGGTCCGGTGACGAAGGCGACGAGGGCGTCTTCGCCGAAATCAACATCACCCCGCTCACCGACATCTTCCTCGTGCTGCTCATCATCTTCATGGTGACCAGCTCCGTCATCGTCCAGCAGGGACCCGGCGGAGGCGCCAAGGCGGGCCTCAAGGTCAACCTGCCCAAGGGCGGCGCCGCGGACGTCACCGCGCGCACCACGGACCTGTCCGTGGCGGTGCTCGCGGACGGGCGCTTCGTGCTGGCCGGCAATGTCGTCAGCCAGGACGAGCTCCAGAAGGCCTTCGACGAAGCCAAGGTGAAGGACCCGGACACCATCGTCATCGTCCAGGCCGACGAGGGCGTCCCCCACGGCACCGTGGTGCAGGTGATGGAGCTGGCGAAGAAGGCCGGCCTGGGTCAGCTCGCCATCGGCGTGCGCGAAGGCGAATAG
- a CDS encoding dihydrodipicolinate reductase has product MARAPAGPVPVVVMGLGFIGQEIAKAALSSPEVELIGAVDTHAALVGRPLGDVLGGPAPRVKVVDSLEKAVGRRKGAVLLHATGSRLPQVMDQLLAALKLGLPVVSTCEELAFPYLKYPELADKLDAAAQRAEVSILGAGVNPGFVLDRLVATAGLVCGPVRRATVTRVVDARTRREALQRKVGAGLTEEEFFELVDGEQLGHVGLVESAALAALGLGLDCDDYEEEVAPVFAEEDILGGAFTVKKGRVAGMFQSVVGLEDGQERVRLELTIAMGADEPKDRIEIDAEPRLVLEIPGGVAGDRATANVLVNAAPRLTAAEAGLLTVLELPAGR; this is encoded by the coding sequence ATGGCTAGAGCCCCAGCAGGGCCGGTGCCGGTGGTGGTCATGGGGCTGGGGTTCATCGGGCAGGAGATTGCCAAGGCTGCCCTGTCCAGTCCCGAAGTCGAGTTGATTGGGGCCGTGGATACCCATGCCGCCCTGGTGGGTCGTCCACTGGGAGACGTGCTGGGAGGACCGGCGCCCCGCGTCAAGGTGGTGGACTCGTTGGAGAAGGCGGTGGGGCGTCGCAAGGGCGCGGTGCTGCTGCACGCGACGGGCTCCCGGCTGCCGCAGGTGATGGACCAATTGCTGGCGGCGCTGAAGCTGGGCCTGCCGGTGGTGAGCACCTGCGAGGAGTTGGCGTTCCCGTACCTCAAGTACCCGGAGCTGGCGGACAAGCTGGATGCGGCCGCGCAGCGCGCGGAGGTCTCCATCCTGGGCGCGGGCGTCAACCCGGGCTTCGTGCTGGACCGGCTGGTGGCCACCGCGGGGCTGGTGTGTGGTCCGGTGCGGCGCGCCACGGTGACGCGGGTGGTGGATGCGCGCACCCGACGCGAGGCACTCCAGCGCAAGGTCGGCGCGGGCCTGACGGAGGAGGAGTTCTTCGAGTTGGTGGATGGTGAGCAACTCGGCCACGTGGGGCTGGTGGAGTCCGCGGCACTCGCGGCCCTGGGCCTGGGGTTGGATTGTGATGATTACGAAGAAGAGGTAGCCCCCGTCTTCGCCGAGGAAGACATCCTCGGTGGCGCGTTTACCGTGAAGAAGGGGCGGGTGGCGGGCATGTTCCAGTCAGTGGTGGGGTTGGAGGACGGACAAGAGCGGGTCCGACTGGAACTGACCATCGCCATGGGGGCGGATGAACCGAAGGACCGCATCGAAATCGACGCGGAGCCTCGTTTGGTGTTGGAAATCCCGGGGGGAGTGGCAGGCGACCGGGCCACCGCGAATGTGCTGGTGAATGCCGCGCCACGCTTGACGGCTGCCGAAGCAGGGCTCCTCACGGTGCTCGAGCTTCCGGCCGGACGCTAG
- a CDS encoding acyl-CoA dehydrogenase has translation MSAGINTYKTDLREIFFTLFEQFGFGQVAGQAPYDAWGSDEARAVLSETYRFAREVLGPLNSVGDREGCRVENGSVLTPTGFKDAWKKLYEQGFKTVSVSPEHGGQGAPMMLQVTVEELLSGSNSAFNMYPGLAFGAAEVIAECGTKEQQHQYVERMLNGTWGGTMCLTEPHAGSDVGAAKSTARRNGDGTYSIKGTKIFISGGDHDMAENVIHLVLARIDGAAPGTKGLSLFIVPKLRINADGSAGKANDVSVGSIEHKMGINGSATCVLNFGESDGCLGELVGTVEHVGMSQMFKMMNGARIAVGIQGVSLAAAAYYNALDYAKDRKQGSHFTKWKDPTAPRAAIIEHPDVRRMLLDMKAHVEGIRALIIKLAHHLDKARQLAGKDDEAATYHKGQVELLTPLVKSYGSDQAYRICSQAIQVYGGAGYIQDYPVEQYTRDSKIFSIYEGTNHIQAMDLVGRKLGQAGGMFFQQFMGDVGSFVEAHRENPVYGDAVKSLASAQEALMSSAMMLFGWSQDGGKFPLIPLSANRFLNMMSEVAVGWLLLDAALIADKAAAALSADHPDRAFYDGKKFSALFYARNVLPGVEQAARLIALEDTSPVDISDAAFGGV, from the coding sequence ATGTCCGCCGGCATCAACACCTACAAGACCGACCTTCGAGAGATTTTCTTCACGTTGTTCGAGCAGTTCGGCTTCGGCCAGGTGGCCGGTCAGGCGCCGTATGACGCCTGGGGCTCGGACGAGGCCCGGGCGGTCCTGTCGGAGACGTACCGCTTCGCGCGCGAGGTGCTGGGGCCCCTCAACTCGGTGGGCGACCGCGAGGGCTGTCGGGTGGAGAATGGCTCGGTGCTGACGCCCACGGGCTTCAAGGACGCGTGGAAGAAGCTCTACGAGCAGGGCTTCAAGACGGTGTCGGTCAGCCCGGAGCACGGCGGCCAGGGCGCGCCGATGATGCTGCAGGTGACGGTGGAGGAGTTGCTATCGGGCTCCAACTCGGCCTTCAACATGTACCCGGGCCTGGCGTTCGGCGCGGCGGAAGTCATCGCCGAGTGCGGCACGAAGGAGCAGCAGCACCAGTACGTGGAGCGCATGCTGAACGGGACGTGGGGCGGCACCATGTGCCTCACCGAGCCGCACGCCGGCTCCGACGTGGGCGCGGCGAAGTCCACCGCGCGCCGAAACGGCGACGGGACGTACAGCATCAAGGGGACGAAGATCTTCATCTCCGGTGGCGACCACGACATGGCGGAAAACGTCATCCACCTGGTCCTCGCGCGCATCGACGGCGCGGCGCCCGGCACCAAGGGCCTGTCGCTGTTCATCGTCCCCAAGCTGCGCATCAACGCGGATGGCAGCGCGGGCAAGGCGAACGACGTCTCCGTGGGCTCCATCGAGCACAAGATGGGCATCAACGGCTCGGCCACCTGTGTGCTGAACTTCGGTGAGAGCGACGGCTGTCTGGGCGAGCTCGTCGGCACCGTCGAGCACGTCGGCATGAGCCAGATGTTCAAGATGATGAACGGCGCGCGCATCGCCGTGGGCATCCAGGGCGTCTCGCTGGCGGCGGCCGCGTACTACAACGCGCTGGACTACGCGAAGGACCGCAAGCAGGGCTCGCACTTCACCAAGTGGAAGGACCCCACCGCGCCGCGCGCCGCCATCATCGAGCACCCGGACGTCCGGCGCATGCTGCTGGACATGAAGGCCCACGTGGAGGGCATCCGCGCGCTCATCATCAAGCTGGCCCACCACCTGGACAAGGCGCGGCAGCTGGCGGGCAAGGACGACGAGGCGGCCACCTACCACAAGGGCCAGGTGGAGCTGCTCACCCCGCTCGTGAAGTCCTACGGCTCCGACCAGGCGTACCGCATCTGCTCGCAGGCCATCCAGGTGTACGGCGGCGCCGGCTACATCCAGGACTACCCGGTGGAGCAGTACACGCGTGACTCGAAGATCTTCTCCATCTACGAGGGCACCAACCACATCCAGGCCATGGACCTGGTGGGCCGCAAGCTGGGTCAGGCCGGCGGCATGTTCTTCCAGCAGTTCATGGGCGACGTGGGCTCCTTCGTCGAGGCGCACCGCGAGAACCCGGTGTACGGCGACGCGGTGAAGTCGCTGGCGAGCGCGCAGGAGGCGCTGATGTCCTCCGCGATGATGCTGTTCGGCTGGTCGCAGGACGGCGGCAAGTTCCCGCTGATTCCGCTGTCCGCCAACCGCTTCCTCAACATGATGTCCGAGGTCGCCGTGGGCTGGCTGCTGCTGGACGCGGCGCTCATCGCGGACAAGGCCGCGGCCGCGCTGTCGGCGGACCACCCGGACCGCGCCTTCTACGACGGCAAGAAGTTCAGCGCGCTGTTCTACGCGCGCAACGTGCTGCCCGGCGTGGAGCAGGCCGCGCGGCTCATCGCCCTCGAGGACACGTCCCCGGTGGACATCTCCGACGCCGCGTTCGGTGGCGTCTGA
- a CDS encoding MaoC family dehydratase N-terminal domain-containing protein — protein sequence MLDKNAIGRASPPTLNEVEKGAIRRFAEAIGDYNPIYYDEEYARASGYPTIIAPPTFPASFHSAADLRELLGVGIKSLLHAEQGFDYERPIFAGDRIYVSTRVADVSERQGMSGKMDIAVIEDEGRDEEGNLVFRARRTLVVRATKETP from the coding sequence ATGCTGGACAAGAATGCCATCGGCCGTGCCTCGCCGCCGACGCTCAACGAAGTGGAGAAAGGTGCCATCCGCCGCTTCGCGGAGGCCATCGGGGACTACAATCCCATCTACTACGACGAGGAGTACGCTCGTGCGTCCGGCTACCCGACCATCATCGCTCCGCCCACCTTCCCGGCCTCGTTTCATTCGGCCGCGGACCTGAGGGAGCTGCTGGGGGTGGGCATCAAGAGCCTGCTCCACGCCGAGCAGGGCTTCGACTACGAGCGGCCCATCTTCGCCGGGGACCGCATCTACGTATCCACCCGCGTCGCGGACGTCTCCGAGCGCCAAGGCATGTCCGGCAAGATGGACATCGCGGTCATCGAGGACGAAGGCCGCGACGAGGAAGGCAACCTGGTGTTCCGCGCCCGCCGGACGTTGGTCGTCCGAGCCACGAAGGAGACCCCGTGA
- a CDS encoding HD domain-containing phosphohydrolase codes for MDRILVVDDDVLILAALSRILETEGYDVVTHSDPALAAREVGFSVVLTDFMMPYLNGIELLGVLRETNPKAVRLMLTAAADFRVASEAVNRGEVFRLLGKPWSLSELTSSVRQAVEHYRLVETNERLSREVAAKNAELVAINQDLERRVVERTTGLLDGLISALDYRDTETQWHSRRVSLYSRRLAEEVGLAGAALDVVEQGALLHDIGKIGVRDSILLKPGPLTPEEWVEMRKHPEFGYRMMAKMPYLHEAALIVLQHQERWDGKGYPQGLASEDICIGARIFSIADTVDAITSDRPYRKGRPMSVAREEIRRCAGTQFDPNLADAFLRIPETEWQRIRHQVETLEKEEHERWRSHPLGPPEPLARASGA; via the coding sequence ATGGACCGCATCCTCGTGGTGGATGACGACGTGCTCATCCTCGCCGCGCTCTCACGGATCCTCGAGACGGAAGGCTACGACGTCGTCACGCACAGCGACCCGGCCCTGGCGGCGCGCGAGGTCGGCTTCAGCGTCGTGCTGACGGACTTCATGATGCCGTACCTCAACGGCATCGAGCTGCTGGGCGTGCTGCGAGAGACGAACCCCAAGGCGGTGCGGTTGATGCTGACGGCGGCGGCGGACTTCCGCGTCGCGTCGGAGGCGGTCAACCGCGGCGAGGTGTTCCGCCTCCTCGGCAAGCCCTGGTCGTTGAGCGAGCTGACGAGCAGCGTGCGACAGGCGGTGGAGCACTACCGGCTGGTGGAGACCAACGAGCGGCTGTCGCGCGAGGTGGCGGCGAAGAACGCGGAGCTCGTGGCCATCAACCAGGACCTGGAGCGCCGCGTGGTGGAGCGCACGACGGGCCTGCTGGACGGGCTCATCAGCGCGCTGGACTACCGCGACACGGAGACCCAGTGGCACTCGCGTCGCGTGTCGCTCTACTCGCGCAGGCTCGCGGAGGAGGTGGGGCTGGCGGGCGCGGCGCTCGACGTGGTGGAGCAAGGGGCCCTGCTGCACGACATCGGCAAGATTGGCGTGCGCGACTCCATCCTGCTCAAGCCCGGACCGCTCACGCCCGAGGAGTGGGTGGAGATGCGCAAGCACCCCGAGTTCGGCTACCGGATGATGGCGAAGATGCCCTACCTGCACGAGGCGGCGCTCATCGTCCTCCAGCACCAGGAGCGCTGGGACGGCAAGGGCTACCCGCAGGGGCTCGCCTCCGAGGACATCTGCATCGGCGCGCGCATCTTCAGCATCGCCGACACCGTGGACGCCATCACCTCGGACCGCCCCTACCGCAAGGGCCGGCCCATGAGCGTGGCGCGCGAGGAGATCCGCCGCTGCGCGGGCACCCAGTTCGACCCCAACCTCGCGGATGCCTTCCTGCGCATCCCCGAGACGGAGTGGCAGCGCATCCGTCACCAGGTGGAGACACTCGAGAAGGAAGAGCACGAGCGCTGGCGCAGCCATCCGCTCGGGCCTCCGGAGCCGCTCGCCCGCGCGAGCGGCGCCTGA
- a CDS encoding DUF4292 domain-containing protein, whose translation MNRAAAAIFLVVLCSACPKRIEFGPEGQLTDADVVYQHVRRNQDNVVTLEGDAKLRVESPQQSGTIGMFLAVTRPALLHLETFDFFNRPLASLVGDGTRFGLYQSEGNTFYQGPASPQNVSRFLPVVLPGEELVAIMLGQVPLIPAERKTLELDTKEGVYVLTLYRGAATQVLRVHPKYLRVVKSEVRGVPGYDLGFDDFLERGGLIFPGKVELVAKQAATRLELRYQQIKLNGRPDLTLYELTPPEGAKVVEVDEVGRELPAAGHESPAPPVPGS comes from the coding sequence ATGAACCGCGCAGCCGCCGCAATCTTCCTGGTCGTGCTCTGTTCGGCCTGCCCCAAGCGCATCGAGTTCGGGCCGGAAGGGCAGCTCACCGACGCCGACGTCGTCTATCAACATGTCCGGCGGAACCAGGACAATGTCGTGACGCTGGAGGGGGACGCGAAGCTGCGTGTCGAGTCCCCCCAGCAGAGCGGCACCATCGGGATGTTCCTCGCCGTCACCCGGCCCGCCCTGTTGCACCTGGAGACGTTCGACTTCTTCAACCGGCCGCTCGCCTCCCTCGTCGGGGACGGGACGCGCTTCGGGCTGTACCAGTCCGAGGGGAACACCTTCTACCAGGGCCCGGCGAGCCCGCAGAACGTCTCGCGCTTCCTCCCGGTCGTCCTGCCAGGCGAGGAGCTGGTGGCCATCATGCTGGGCCAGGTGCCCCTCATCCCGGCGGAGCGCAAGACGCTGGAGCTGGACACGAAGGAGGGGGTCTACGTGCTGACGCTCTACCGGGGCGCCGCCACCCAGGTGCTCCGGGTTCACCCCAAGTATCTGCGCGTGGTGAAGAGCGAGGTGCGGGGCGTGCCGGGGTACGACCTGGGCTTCGACGACTTCCTGGAGCGCGGGGGGCTCATCTTCCCGGGCAAGGTGGAGCTGGTCGCGAAGCAGGCGGCCACGCGGCTGGAGCTTCGCTACCAGCAGATCAAGCTGAATGGCCGGCCGGACCTGACGCTCTATGAGCTGACCCCGCCCGAGGGCGCGAAGGTCGTCGAGGTGGATGAGGTGGGGAGGGAGCTGCCAGCCGCTGGGCATGAGTCGCCAGCACCCCCAGTGCCGGGTTCCTGA
- a CDS encoding MotA/TolQ/ExbB proton channel family protein has product MSLNDILHYLRLGGVTLALLILASVGALIVAVERLIALWGVSERSRLLGEAVNKHLLRGDVVAARTAAERSNAVAADIFLAGFDRWERTRASGGAGVEAAVERERAQVGLKLRRNLWILATIGSITPFVGLFGTVAGIMRSFKDLGLDVESGGTGGTGAVMTGISEALVATAVGILVAVQAMVFYNYFQARLSRVLVELRLLGDEFAELLKERASGVPPEPAPRPEAASPTPPRTDSQPA; this is encoded by the coding sequence ATGAGCCTGAACGACATCCTGCATTACCTCCGCCTCGGCGGCGTCACCTTGGCGCTGCTCATCCTCGCTTCCGTGGGCGCGCTCATCGTCGCCGTCGAGCGCCTCATCGCCCTGTGGGGCGTCAGCGAGCGCTCCCGCCTGCTGGGCGAGGCGGTCAACAAGCACCTGCTGCGCGGAGACGTCGTCGCCGCCCGCACCGCAGCCGAGCGCTCGAACGCCGTCGCCGCGGACATCTTCCTCGCTGGCTTCGACCGCTGGGAGCGCACGCGCGCCTCCGGGGGCGCGGGCGTGGAGGCCGCCGTGGAGCGCGAGCGCGCCCAGGTGGGCCTCAAGCTGCGCCGCAACCTGTGGATTCTCGCCACCATCGGCTCCATCACGCCCTTCGTGGGCTTGTTCGGCACCGTGGCCGGCATCATGCGCTCGTTCAAGGACCTGGGCCTGGACGTGGAGTCGGGCGGCACGGGAGGCACCGGCGCCGTGATGACGGGCATCTCCGAGGCGCTCGTCGCCACCGCCGTCGGCATCCTCGTGGCCGTGCAGGCCATGGTCTTCTACAACTACTTCCAGGCCCGGCTGTCGCGCGTGCTGGTGGAGCTGCGGCTGCTGGGTGACGAGTTCGCGGAGCTGCTCAAGGAGCGCGCCTCGGGTGTCCCCCCGGAGCCCGCGCCCCGCCCCGAGGCCGCTTCCCCCACCCCGCCTCGCACCGACTCGCAGCCGGCCTGA